From Macaca fascicularis isolate 582-1 chromosome 14, T2T-MFA8v1.1, a single genomic window includes:
- the UCP3 gene encoding putative mitochondrial transporter UCP3 isoform X2 has protein sequence MTRRGHPIPAATPWDGAIGSPCAAPALAGLTAKVRLQIQGENPVAQTARLVQYRGVLGTILTMVRTEGLCSPYNGLVAGLQRQMSFASIRIGLYDSVKQVYTPQGADSSSLTTRILAGCTTGAMAVTCAQPTDVVKVRFQASIHLGSSGSDRKYSGTMDAYRTIAREEGVRGLWKGTLPNIMRNAIVNCAEVVTYDILKEKLLDYHLLTDNFPCHFASAFGAGFCATVVASPVDVVKTRYMNSPPGQYLSPLDCMIKMVAQEGPTAFYKGFTPSFLRLGSWNVVMFVTYEQLKRALMKVQMLRESPF, from the exons CCAAGGTCCGCCTGCAG ATCCAGGGGGAGAACCCGGTGGCCCAGACGGCCCGGCTTGTGCAGTACCGTGGCGTGCTGGGCACCATCCTGACCATGGTGCGGACCGAGGGTCTCTGCAGCCCCTACAATGGGCTGGTGGCCGGCCTGCAGCGCCAGATGAGCTTCGCCTCCATCCGCATCGGCCTCTACGACTCTGTCAAGCAGGTCTACACCCCCCAAGGCGCAGACA GCTCCAGCCTCACTACCCGGATTTTGGCCGGCTGCACCACGGGAGCCATGGCAGTGacctgtgcccagcccacagatGTGGTGAAGGTCCGATTTCAGGCCAGCATACACCTCGGGTCGTCTGGGAGCGACAGAAAATACAGCGGGACTATGGATGCCTACAGAACCATCGCCAGGGAGGAAGGAGTCAGGGGCCTGTGGAAAG GAACTTTGCCCAACATCATGAGGAATGCCATCGTCAACTGTGCTGAGGTGGTGACCTACGACATCCTCAAGGAGAAGCTGCTGGACTATCACCTGCTCACTG ACAACTTCCCCTGCCACTTTGCCTCTGCCTTTGGAGCCGGCTTCTGTGCCACAGTGGTGGCCTCCCCGGTGGATGTGGTGAAGACCCGGTATATGAACTCACCTCCAGGCCAGTACCTCAGCCCCCTCGACTGTATGATAAAGATGGTGGCCCAGGAGGGCCCCACAGCCTTCTACAAGGG ATTTACACCCTCCTTTTTGCGTTTGGGATCCTGGAACGTGGTGATGTTCGTAACCTATGAGCAGCTGAAACGGGCCCTGATGAAAGTCCAGATGTTACGGGAATCTCCGTTTTGA
- the UCP3 gene encoding putative mitochondrial transporter UCP3 isoform X1 has translation MVGLKPSDVPPTMAVKFLGAGTAACFADLLTFPLDTAKVRLQIQGENPVAQTARLVQYRGVLGTILTMVRTEGLCSPYNGLVAGLQRQMSFASIRIGLYDSVKQVYTPQGADSSSLTTRILAGCTTGAMAVTCAQPTDVVKVRFQASIHLGSSGSDRKYSGTMDAYRTIAREEGVRGLWKGTLPNIMRNAIVNCAEVVTYDILKEKLLDYHLLTDNFPCHFASAFGAGFCATVVASPVDVVKTRYMNSPPGQYLSPLDCMIKMVAQEGPTAFYKGFTPSFLRLGSWNVVMFVTYEQLKRALMKVQMLRESPF, from the exons ATGGTTGGACTGAAGCCTTCAGACGTGCCTCCCACCATGGCTGTGAAGTTCCTGGGGGCAGGCACAGCAGCCTGTTTTGCTGACCTCCTTACCTTTCCACTGGACACAGCCAAGGTCCGCCTGCAG ATCCAGGGGGAGAACCCGGTGGCCCAGACGGCCCGGCTTGTGCAGTACCGTGGCGTGCTGGGCACCATCCTGACCATGGTGCGGACCGAGGGTCTCTGCAGCCCCTACAATGGGCTGGTGGCCGGCCTGCAGCGCCAGATGAGCTTCGCCTCCATCCGCATCGGCCTCTACGACTCTGTCAAGCAGGTCTACACCCCCCAAGGCGCAGACA GCTCCAGCCTCACTACCCGGATTTTGGCCGGCTGCACCACGGGAGCCATGGCAGTGacctgtgcccagcccacagatGTGGTGAAGGTCCGATTTCAGGCCAGCATACACCTCGGGTCGTCTGGGAGCGACAGAAAATACAGCGGGACTATGGATGCCTACAGAACCATCGCCAGGGAGGAAGGAGTCAGGGGCCTGTGGAAAG GAACTTTGCCCAACATCATGAGGAATGCCATCGTCAACTGTGCTGAGGTGGTGACCTACGACATCCTCAAGGAGAAGCTGCTGGACTATCACCTGCTCACTG ACAACTTCCCCTGCCACTTTGCCTCTGCCTTTGGAGCCGGCTTCTGTGCCACAGTGGTGGCCTCCCCGGTGGATGTGGTGAAGACCCGGTATATGAACTCACCTCCAGGCCAGTACCTCAGCCCCCTCGACTGTATGATAAAGATGGTGGCCCAGGAGGGCCCCACAGCCTTCTACAAGGG ATTTACACCCTCCTTTTTGCGTTTGGGATCCTGGAACGTGGTGATGTTCGTAACCTATGAGCAGCTGAAACGGGCCCTGATGAAAGTCCAGATGTTACGGGAATCTCCGTTTTGA